A window from Setaria italica strain Yugu1 chromosome VIII, Setaria_italica_v2.0, whole genome shotgun sequence encodes these proteins:
- the LOC101776578 gene encoding berberine bridge enzyme-like 13, with translation MSTSTTMARILLTLCFLSCNVFLRSFATSDDFLQCLSQTIPSELVYQQSSSSFMSVLQSSVQNPKYLTNTTVRPLCIVTASGIPHVQAAVRCGRAHGVRLRVRSGGHDYEGLSYRSVQPEVFAVLDLSRVRAVDVRPFEATAWVDAGATLGELYYAIGTASPRLAFPGGACPTVGVSGYLSGGGIGLMMRRFGIGADNVIDARIVNAGGELIDSVASMDQDLFWAIRGGGGESFGVVVAWRLRLSMVEETVTVVNLQRTLDEGAAAIVAKWETLILQPYVPDLTIRVVVQDNHAFFQTLFLGRCSRLLRTMRAYFPELGMTPADCREMTWLRAMAFIGLNGDANAPPEALLNRTNNLGTYVKNKSDYVRRAIGRAGWEGIFREHLSRYGPGLMIMEPHGGAVPNFATPYPHRQGVLYNIQYVVFWGGEADGTAAAAASGWLGGIYGYMEQFVTSNPREAFANYRDLEIGANVVGGDGVTTYESGRVWGEKYFMGNFRRLAAVKGRVDPGDYFRNEQSIPPLRQGF, from the coding sequence ATGTCCACGTCCACAACCATGGCCCGGATACTACTCACCTTGTGCTTCTTGTCTTGCAACGTCTTCCTCCGATCCTTCGCCACCTCCGATGACTTCCTCCAGTGCCTCTCGCAGACGATACCAAGCGAGCTGGTGTACCAGCAGAGCTCGAGCAGCTTCATGTCGGTGCTGCAGTCCTCGGTCCAGAACCCCAAGTACCTGACCAACACCACGGTGCGGCCGCTGTGCATCGTCACGGCGTCCGGCATCCCCCACGTCCAGGCCGCCGTGCGCTGCGGCCGCGCCCACGGCGTGCGCCTCCGCGTCCGCAGCGGCGGCCACGACTACGAGGGCCTATCCTACCGCTCCGTCCAGCCGGAGGTGTTCGCGGTGCTCGACCTCTCCAGGGTCCGCGCGGTGGACGTCCGCCCGTTCGAGGCCACGGCGTGGGTCGACGCCGGCGCGACGCTCGGCGAGCTCTACTACGCCATCGGCACGGCCAGCCCACGGCTCGCGTTCCCCGGAGGCGCGTGCCCGACAGTCGGCGTCAGCGGGTacctcagcggcggcggcatcgggctcaTGATGCGCAGGTTTGGCATCGGCGCGGACAACGTCATCGACGCCCGGATCGTCAACGCCGGCGGCGAACTCATCGACAGCGTCGCCTCCATGGACCAGGACCTCTTCTGGGccatccgcggcggcggcggcgagagttTCGGCGTCGTGGTGGCGTGGCGGCTGCGGCTGTCCATGGTGGAAGAGACGGTGACGGTGGTCAACCTACAGAGGACCCTCgacgagggcgccgccgccatcgtcgccaAGTGGGAGACGCTCATCCTCCAGCCGTACGTCCCCGACCTCACCATCCGGGTCGTCGTGCAGGACAACCACGCCTTCTTCCAGACCCTCTTCCTCGGCCGGTGCTCGCGCCTCCTCCGCACGATGCGCGCCTACTTCCCGGAGCTCGGCATGACGCCGGCCGACTGCCGCGAGATGACCTGGCTGCGCGCCATGGCGTTCATCGGCCTCAACGGCGACGCCAACGCGCCGCCGGAGGCGCTACTGAACCGGACCAACAACCTGGGCACCTACGTCAAGAACAAGTCCGACTACGTGCGCCGCGCCATCGGCCGGGCGGGGTGGGAGGGCATCTTCCGGGAGCACCTCTCCCGTTACGGCCCGGGTCTCATGATCATGGAGCCCCACGGCGGCGCCGTTCCGAACTTCGCCACGCCGTACCCGCACCGCCAGGGCGTGCTGTACAACATCCAGTACGTGGTGTTCTGGGGAGGCGAGGCCGAcggcaccgcggcggcggcggcgagcggctggCTCGGCGGCATCTACGGGTACATGGAGCAGTTCGTGACCAGCAACCCCAGGGAGGCGTTCGCCAACTACCGGGACCTGGAGATCGGCGCGAACgtggtcggcggcgacggggtgACGACGTACGAGAGCGGAAGGGTGTGGGGCGAGAAGTACTTCATGGGGAACTtccggcggctggcggcggtgaAGGGGAGGGTGGATCCCGGCGATTACTTCAGGAACGAGCAGAGCATCCCGCCGCTGCGCCAGGGATTTTAA
- the LOC101755232 gene encoding 60S ribosomal protein L10, which produces MGRRPWRCYRQIKNKPYPKSRYNRGVPDPKIRIFDVGQKRRGVEEFPLCVHLVSWEKENVSSESLEAARIACNKYMAKHAGKDAFHLRVRAHPYHVLRINKMLSCAGADRLQTGMRGAFGKPTGTCARVGIGQVLLSVRCRDAHAAQAREALRRAKFKFPGRQRIITSGKWGFTDFSRAEYLKLKGEGRVVPDGSNAKLLTWHGSLADRKPSRVVYPPSVAEHA; this is translated from the exons ATGGGCAGGA GGCCGTGGCGTTGCTACCGTCAGATCAAGAACAAGCCGTACCCAAAGTCCCGGTACAACCGTGGCGTCCCGGATCCGAAGATCCGCATCTTCGACGTGGGGCAGAAGCGGCGCGGCGTGGAGGAGTTCCCGCTGTGCGTGCACCTGGTGAGCTGGGAGAAGGAGAACGTCTCCAGCGAGTCGCTGGAGGCGGCCCGGATCGCGTGCAACAAGTACATGGCGAAGCACGCGGGGAAGGACGCGTTCCACCTCCGCGTCCGCGCCCACCCCTACCACGTCCTCCGCATCAACAAGATGCtctcctgcgccggcgccgaccgccTCCAGACCGGCATGCGCGGCGCCTTCGGCAAGCCCACGGGGACGTGCGCGCGCGTCGGCATCGGCCAGGTGCTCCTCTCGGTGAGGTGCCGCGACGCGCACGCGGCCCAGGCGCGCGAGGCGCTGCGCAGGGCCAAGTTCAAGTTCCCCGGACGGCAGAGGATCATCACCAGCGGCAAGTG GGGGTTCACCGACTTCTCGCGCGCCGAgtacctcaagctcaagggaGAGGGACGCGTCGTCCCCGACGGATCCAACGCCAAG TTGCTGACTTGGCACGGGTCGCTTGCGGATCGCAAGCCCAGCAGAGTCGTGTACCCACCCTCCGTTGCAGAGCATGCCTGA